A region from the Vicia villosa cultivar HV-30 ecotype Madison, WI linkage group LG3, Vvil1.0, whole genome shotgun sequence genome encodes:
- the LOC131661238 gene encoding transcription termination factor MTERF8, chloroplastic-like isoform X2 gives MALAALPLFSYPPYHCSSSIINPSHSRHLQTQSFISPLTKSQPPNNNYLLFQFRPSIHCRCTSHTPNLDFQYVRLVTLFQDIGISFEEANLLLSNASELTSIQLDLLRDRILSLKSLGLGRMSINHIVTKQLNMLTSNEIDPLLNFLRNELQGQVKEAKVKRLLSANEPKELSDFLQKVQLLIDSGIGVDKIGHVLNKVSLSKAIFHRSMEEIESVISFLKRFGGVDLIVKRPATLNYDLDSQLKPRFRVLTELSGGDEDSVGKMVNRYPPILNFRAEHLEEHIVFLRSFAELDDQQIFRIVLACPSIFSRSRERKLRPRLQFLKDCGLDSGDMFKLLIRGPMFLAISFRNNLECKLSFLVKIGYEYRTKELAAALTASSRISCANMQKVVSVCLNYGLSSEDIFAMSKKQPRILQCNHASLEKKIKYLIEEMDRDIQELLDFPAFLGYNFDDRIKYRMKWKLK, from the exons ATGGCGCTAGCAGCACTTCCTCTATTCTCATATCCTCCATACCATTGCTCTTCTTCTATAATAAACCCTTCACATTCCCGTCATCTTCAAACTCAGTCCTTCATCTCCCCACTCACCAAATCACAACCACCAAACAACAACTATCTCCTTTTCCAATTTCGGCCCTCCATCCACTGCCGCTGCACTTCCCACACGCCCAATCTCGACTTCCAATACG TCAGACTTGTCACTTTGTTTCAAGATATCGGTATCAGCTTTGAGGAAGCCAATTTGCTCTTGAGCAATGCTTCCGAACTGACCTCGATACAACTAGATTTATTGCGGGATCGCATTCTTTCTTTAAAATCTCTTGGGTTAGGTCGTATGTCCATCAATCACATAGTTACAAAGCAATTAAATATGCTAACTTCAAATGAAATTGACCCATTGTTAAACTTTTTGAGAAATGAATTGCAAGGACAGGTTAAGGAAGCTAAGGTGAAACGTCTTTTATCGGCTAATGAGCCGAAAGAATTATCTGATTTTCTTCAGAAGGTTCAATTGCTTATTGACAGTGGAATTGGGGTTGATAAGATTGGACATGTGCTTAACAAAGTGAGTTTGTCAAAGGCAATTTTTCATAGGtcaatggaagaaattgaaagtgTAATTAGTTTCTTAAAACGATTTGGTGGTGTTGATTTGATTGTGAAGCGCCCTGCAACTCTCAACTATGATTTGGATAGTCAGCTGAAGCCGAGATTCAGGGTTCTTACTGAGTTAAGTGGCGGAGATGAGGATAGTGTTGGGAAAATGGTGAATAGGTACCCTCCAATCTTAAATTTTAGGGCAGAACATCTTGAGGAACATATAGTGTTCTTGAGGTCTTTTGCAGAACTTGATGATCAACAAATATTTAGGATAGTGTTGGCGTGTCCATCTATTTTCAGTAGAAGTAGAGAGAGGAAACTGCGTCCTAGATTACAATTTCTCAAGGATTGTGGGTTAGACTCGGGCGATATGTTTAAATTATTGATCAGAGGTCCGATGTTTTTGGCCATTTCGTTCCGCAATAACCTTGAGTGTAAGCTTTCGTTTTTGGTCAAGATTGGGTATGAATATAGGACGAAAGAGTTGGCCGCGGCATTAACGGCTTCTTCTAGAATAAGCTGTGCGAATATGCAGAAGGTGGTGAGTGTATGCTTGAATTACGGGTTGTCGTCTGAAGACATTTTTGCTATGAGTAAGAAACAACCACGGATACTGCAGTGTAATCACGCCTCGTTGGAGAAGAAGATTAAGTATTTGATAGAGGAGATGGATCGTGACATTCAGGAGTTGTTGGATTTTCCTGCATTTCTTGGATACAATTTTGATGACAGAATTAAGTATAG GATGAAGTGGAAATTGAAATGA
- the LOC131661238 gene encoding transcription termination factor MTERF8, chloroplastic-like isoform X1, with translation MALAALPLFSYPPYHCSSSIINPSHSRHLQTQSFISPLTKSQPPNNNYLLFQFRPSIHCRCTSHTPNLDFQYVRLVTLFQDIGISFEEANLLLSNASELTSIQLDLLRDRILSLKSLGLGRMSINHIVTKQLNMLTSNEIDPLLNFLRNELQGQVKEAKVKRLLSANEPKELSDFLQKVQLLIDSGIGVDKIGHVLNKVSLSKAIFHRSMEEIESVISFLKRFGGVDLIVKRPATLNYDLDSQLKPRFRVLTELSGGDEDSVGKMVNRYPPILNFRAEHLEEHIVFLRSFAELDDQQIFRIVLACPSIFSRSRERKLRPRLQFLKDCGLDSGDMFKLLIRGPMFLAISFRNNLECKLSFLVKIGYEYRTKELAAALTASSRISCANMQKVVSVCLNYGLSSEDIFAMSKKQPRILQCNHASLEKKIKYLIEEMDRDIQELLDFPAFLGYNFDDRIKYRYEIKKDSCGGQISLNQLLTVSSENFAARLKKASVKSKLE, from the exons ATGGCGCTAGCAGCACTTCCTCTATTCTCATATCCTCCATACCATTGCTCTTCTTCTATAATAAACCCTTCACATTCCCGTCATCTTCAAACTCAGTCCTTCATCTCCCCACTCACCAAATCACAACCACCAAACAACAACTATCTCCTTTTCCAATTTCGGCCCTCCATCCACTGCCGCTGCACTTCCCACACGCCCAATCTCGACTTCCAATACG TCAGACTTGTCACTTTGTTTCAAGATATCGGTATCAGCTTTGAGGAAGCCAATTTGCTCTTGAGCAATGCTTCCGAACTGACCTCGATACAACTAGATTTATTGCGGGATCGCATTCTTTCTTTAAAATCTCTTGGGTTAGGTCGTATGTCCATCAATCACATAGTTACAAAGCAATTAAATATGCTAACTTCAAATGAAATTGACCCATTGTTAAACTTTTTGAGAAATGAATTGCAAGGACAGGTTAAGGAAGCTAAGGTGAAACGTCTTTTATCGGCTAATGAGCCGAAAGAATTATCTGATTTTCTTCAGAAGGTTCAATTGCTTATTGACAGTGGAATTGGGGTTGATAAGATTGGACATGTGCTTAACAAAGTGAGTTTGTCAAAGGCAATTTTTCATAGGtcaatggaagaaattgaaagtgTAATTAGTTTCTTAAAACGATTTGGTGGTGTTGATTTGATTGTGAAGCGCCCTGCAACTCTCAACTATGATTTGGATAGTCAGCTGAAGCCGAGATTCAGGGTTCTTACTGAGTTAAGTGGCGGAGATGAGGATAGTGTTGGGAAAATGGTGAATAGGTACCCTCCAATCTTAAATTTTAGGGCAGAACATCTTGAGGAACATATAGTGTTCTTGAGGTCTTTTGCAGAACTTGATGATCAACAAATATTTAGGATAGTGTTGGCGTGTCCATCTATTTTCAGTAGAAGTAGAGAGAGGAAACTGCGTCCTAGATTACAATTTCTCAAGGATTGTGGGTTAGACTCGGGCGATATGTTTAAATTATTGATCAGAGGTCCGATGTTTTTGGCCATTTCGTTCCGCAATAACCTTGAGTGTAAGCTTTCGTTTTTGGTCAAGATTGGGTATGAATATAGGACGAAAGAGTTGGCCGCGGCATTAACGGCTTCTTCTAGAATAAGCTGTGCGAATATGCAGAAGGTGGTGAGTGTATGCTTGAATTACGGGTTGTCGTCTGAAGACATTTTTGCTATGAGTAAGAAACAACCACGGATACTGCAGTGTAATCACGCCTCGTTGGAGAAGAAGATTAAGTATTTGATAGAGGAGATGGATCGTGACATTCAGGAGTTGTTGGATTTTCCTGCATTTCTTGGATACAATTTTGATGACAGAATTAAGTATAGGTATGAAATAAAGAAGGATTCATGCGGGGGACAAATATCTCTCAATCAACTTTTAACTGTTTCAAGTGAGAACTTCGCCGCTCGGCTGAAAAAGGCTTCTGTAAAATCTAAATTGGAATAA
- the LOC131657979 gene encoding secreted RxLR effector protein 161-like, with amino-acid sequence MTSSSLVMIRMALSESRVAITQRTYALDIPEGIGLLDYQPSDTLMNLNVKLLPCQGEPLKDPGRYRCIVGKLNYLTAIRPDITFVVNVVSQFLNALCDDHWNGVIRILKYIKSASGKGLIYENKGITQVVGYSNVDWAGSLSDRRSTLGYCILIGGNMISWRSKKQNIVARSIAEAEYNAMAATTCELTRLKQLFQQPKL; translated from the exons ATGACATCATCATCACTGGTAATGATAAGGATGGCACTGAGTGAG AGTCGTGTGGCTATTACCCAACGAACATATGCTCTTGATATACCTGAGGGAATTGGCTTGCTTGATTATCAACCCAGTGACACTCTTATGAATTTAAATGTCAAACTACTACCATGTCAAGGGGAGCCACTGAAAGATCCTGGAAGATATCGATGTATAGTTGGCAAACTTAACTACCTCACAGCAATCAGACCAGACATTACATTTGTTGTCAATGTGGTTAGCCAATTTCTAAATGCTCTATGTGATGACCATTGGAACGGTGTGATTCGCATTCTTAAGTATATAAAGAGTGCATCGGGTAAAGGATTAATTTATGAAAACAAGGGTATCACTCAAGTCGTGGGTTATTCTAATGTTGATTGGGCAGGATCACTGTCTGATAGAAGGTCCACTTTAGGGTATTGTATTCTCATTGGAGGAAATATGATCTCATGGCGGAGCAAGAAACAGAACATAGTTGCACGGTCTATTGCAGAAGCAGAATATAATGCTATGGCAGCAACAACATGTGAACTCACGCGGCTAAAACAATTATTCCAACAACCCAAATTATGA
- the LOC131661239 gene encoding transcription termination factor MTERF8, chloroplastic-like yields MALAALPLFSNPPCHCSSSHSRQPSTFSPHLQTQPFIFPLTKSQPPNSNYLLFQFRPSIHCRCSSHTPNLDFQYVRLVTLFQEIGISFEEANLLLSNASELTSIQLDLLRDRILSLKSLGLGRMSINHIVTKQLNMLTSNEIDPLLYFLRNELQGQVKESKVKRLLSAKEPKELSDFLQKVQLLIDSGIGVDKIGHVLNKVSLSKAICHRSMEEIESVISFLKRFGGVDLIVKRPSTLNYDLDSQLKPRFRVLTELSGGDEDSVGKVVNVFPPIMNLRTERLEEQIEFLRSFAELDDQQIFRIVLVYPSLFNSSRERKLRPKLQFLKDCGLDSGDMFKFLIRAPMFLGMSVNNLMFMLSFLVKIGYRYRTKELAVVIKASSRTNCENMQKVVSLFLNFGLSSKEIFAMCKKHPSTLQYNHASLEKKMKYFTEEMDRDIKELLDFPAILGYKLDDRFKHRYEIKTDKCLSISF; encoded by the exons ATGGCATTAGCAGCACTCCCTCTATTCTCAAATCCTCCATGCCATTGCTCTTCTTCACATTCCCGTCAACCCTCAACCTTTTCCCCTCATCTTCAAACTCAGCCCTTTATCTTTCCACTCACCAAATCACAACCACCAAACAGCAACTATCTCCTTTTCCAATTTCGGCCCTCCATCCACTGCCGCTGCAGTTCCCACACTCCCAATCTCGACTTCCAATACG TCAGACTTGTCACTTTGTTTCAAGAAATCGGTATCAGCTTTGAGGAAGCCAATTTGCTCTTGAGCAATGCTTCCGAACTGACCTCGATACAACTAGATTTATTGCGGGATCGCATTCTTTCTTTAAAATCTCTTGGGTTAGGTCGTATGTCCATCAATCACATAGTTACAAAGCAATTAAATATGCTAACTTCAAATGAAATTGACCCATTGTTATACTTTTTGAGAAATGAATTGCAAGGACAGGTTAAGGAATCTAAGGTGAAACGTCTTTTATCGGCTAAAGAGCCAAAAGAATTATCTGATTTTCTTCAGAAGGTTCAATTGCTTATTGACAGTGGAATTGGGGTTGATAAGATTGGACATGTGCTTAACAAAGTGAGTTTGTCAAAGGCAATTTGTCATAGGtcaatggaagaaattgaaagtgTAATTAGTTTCTTAAAACGATTTGGTGGCGTTGATTTGATTGTGAAGCGCCCTTCAACTCTCAACTATGATTTGGATAGTCAGCTGAAACCGAGATTCAGGGTTCTTACTGAGTTAAGTGGCGGAGATGAGGATAGTGTTGGGAAAGTGGTGAATGTGTTCCCTCCGATCATGAATTTAAGGACAGAACGTCTTGAAGAACAAATAGAGTTCTTGAGGTCTTTTGCAGAACTTGATGATCAACAAATATTTAGGATAGTGTTGGTGTATCCATCTCTTTTCAATAGTAGTAGAGAGAGGAAACTGCGTCCTAAATTACAATTTCTCAAGGATTGTGGGTTAGACTCGGGCGATATGTTTAAATTCTTGATCAGAGCGCCAATGTTTTTGGGCATGTCGGTCAATAACCTTATGTTTATGCTTTCGTTTTTGGTCAAGATTGGGTATCGATATAGGACGAAAGAGTTGGCCGTGGTGATCAAGGCTTCTTCTAGAACAAACTGTGAGAATATGCAAAAGGTGGTGAGTTTGTTCTTGAATTTTGGGTTGTCGTCCAAAGAAATTTTTGCTATGTGTAAGAAGCATCCATCGACACTGCAGTATAATCACGCCTCTctagagaagaagatgaagtatTTCACAGAGGAGATGGATCGTGACATTAAGGAGTTGCTGGATTTTCCTGCAATTCTTGGATACAAGTTAGATGACAGATTTAAGCATAGGTATGAAATAAAGACGGACAAATGTCTATCAATCAGCTTTTAG
- the LOC131655592 gene encoding uncharacterized protein LOC131655592, producing the protein MRMLAYGVAADAVDEYIKIGGTTASECLRRFCKGIIHLYEPVYLRAPTQDDLQRILRVSEMRGFPGMIGSIDCMHWEWKNCPTAWEGQFTRGDKGTTTVILEAVATYDLWIWHAFFGCPGTLNDINVLDRSPVFDDVEQGNTPKVNFFVNQRPYNMAYYLADGIYPSYPTFVKSIRLPQSEPDKLFAKYQEGCRKDIERAFGVLQARFKIIREPARLWDINDLALIMRSCIILNNMIVEDERDIYAQNWTDYDQSEASESSTPESFSTEVLPAFANHVRARSVMRDSNVHHELQADLVKHIWEKFGIFHD; encoded by the coding sequence ATGCGAATGTTAGCATATGGTGTGGCGGCCGATGCGGTCGATGAATACATCAAAATAGGAGGTACTACAGCATCGGAGTGCTTACGTAGATTCTGTAAAGGAATCATACATTTGTATGAGCCAGTGTACCTCAGAGCCCCAACTCAAGATGACCTGCAAAGAATACTGCGTGTTAGTGAAATGCGGGGGTTCCCGGGGATGATTGGCAGTATTGATTGCATGCACTGGGAATGGAAAAATTGTCCTACAGCATGGGAAGGTCAATTTACCCGGGGAGATAAGGGAACCACCACTGTTATTCTTGAAGCAGTTGCAACTTATGATTTATGGATTTGGCATGCCTTTTTTGGATGTCCGGGCACATTGAACGATATAAATGTTTTAGATCGTTCACCTGTGTTCGATGATGTTGAACAGGGAAATACTCCAAAAGTGAACTTCTTTGTGAATCAACGACCGTATAATATGGCATACTATCTTGCTGATGGTATCTACCCTTCTTATCCAACTTTCGTCAAATCAATTAGACTTCCTCAAAGTGAACCAGATAAGTTATTTGCAAAATATCAGGAGGGATGTCGGAAGGACATCGAACGTGCATTTGGGGTGTTGCAGGCTCGATTTAAAATCATCCGCGAACCAGCCCGTTTGTGGGACATAAACGATTTGGCTCTCATCATGAGGTCATGTATCATATTAAATAATATGATTGTTGAGGATGAACGAGATATATATGCTCAAAATTGGACAGATTATGATCAATCTGAGGCAAGTGAGTCTAGTACACCGGAGTCATTCTCGACCGAGGTGCTACCTGCATTTGCGAATCACGTGCGTGCTAGATCTGTGATGCGTGATTCAAATGTACATCACGAATTGCAAGCAGATCTAGTCAAACACATATGGGAAAAGTTCGGAATATTTCATGATTAA
- the LOC131657980 gene encoding glutathione S-transferase T3-like, which yields MDPNNNRFNTQNSTNYPFNYPNSNNYIFQNQSSNKQGPQNIPNYGFPPNFIMSSSNPSYRPYYGMMPYSSQTPPDYSSTPMRNENISNVGVDEFPEFSTQMDIGAMRDSVVGRNQKSDSYWGEIADYCNEHCSFDPPRDGAACRNHYNYMSKILNKWIGTYDNAKRMQQSGWSENDVLAKAHELYSSGKSGHFLLMSEWLAVRDQPRYGSQVGGNTGSGSSGSKRVHESDASDSNSVGSSARPMGRDAAKKKGKKKSKGATLESVNEEWNEFKQFKEKELERLDKIAMRQEEANQLLKENTEAKKMKMFMKLSSKEHLDDRSKELLEKLGRDLFEN from the exons atggatcccaacaATAACCGTTTTAACACCCAAAATTCTACTAATTATCCTTTCAACTACCCAAATTCCAACAACTATATATTTCAAAATCAATCTTCCAACAAACAAGGTCCCCAAAATATACCAAATTATGGATTTCCTCCGAATTTCATAATGTCGTCATCTAATCCAAGTTATCGCCCATATTATGGAATGATGCCATATTCATCTCAAACACCCCCTGATTATTCTTCTACTCCGATGAGAAATGAAAATATTTCGAATGTTGGAGTTGATGAATTTCCTGAGTTTTCTACACAAATGGATATTGGTGCCATGAGAG ATAGTGTTGTTGGGAGAAACCAAAAAAGTGATTCATATTGGGGGGAAATTGCTGATTATTGTAATGAGCATTGCTCATTTGATCCTCCCCGTGATGGAGCTGCATGCAGAAATCATTACAACTACATGAGCAAAATACTCAATAAATGGATTGGCACTTATGATAATGCTAAGCGTATGCAACAAAGCGGGTGGTCGGAGAATGATGTATTGGCAAAAGCGCATGAATTATATTCAAGTGGTAAGAGTGGACATTTTCTTTTAATGTCAGAATGGCTTGCTGTCCGTGATCAACCACGTTACGGTAGTCAGGTAGGAGGAAATACTGGATCTGGAAGTAGTGGATCTAAGAGAGTCCATGAGAGTGATGCAAGTGATTCCAACTCTGTTGGATCAAGTGCTCGCCCAATGGGGAGGGATGCAGCTAAAAAAAAGGGTAAAAAAAAAAGCAAGGGCGCAACCTTGGAATCGGTCAATGAAGAGTggaatgaattcaaacaatttaAGGAGAAAGAGTTGGAACGATTGGACAAAATAGCCATGAGGCAAGAGGAGGCTAACCAATTGTTGAAAGAAAATACTGAGGCTAAGAAGATGAAGATGTTTATGAAGCTAAGTTCAAAGGAGCATCTCGATGACCGAAGCAAAGAGTTGTTGGAAAAGTTAGGCCGCGATCTATTTGAAAATTAA
- the LOC131661241 gene encoding transcription termination factor MTERF8, chloroplastic-like, with protein MALAALPLFSNPPCRCSSSHSRQPSNFSTHLQTQPFIFPLTKSQPPNNNYLLFQFRPSIHCRCSSHTPNLDFQYVRLVTLFQDIGISFEEANLLLSNASELTSIQLDLLRDRILSLKSLGLGRMSINHIVTKQLNMLTSNEIDPLLNFLRYELQGQVKEAKVKRLLSAKEPKELSDFPQKVQLLIDSGIGVDKIAHVLNKVCLSKAICHRSMEEIERVISFLKPFGGVDLILKHPVLLNHDLDNKLKPRFRVLTELSGGDEDSVGKVVNVFPPIMNLRTERLEEQIEFLRSFAELDDQQIFRIVLVYPSIFNSNRERKLRPRLQFLKDCGLDSGDIFKFLIKEPTFLGISFRNNLECKLLFLVKIGYKYRTKELAMAVAASTRTSCGNMQKAVSLFLNSGLSSEDIFAMCKKRPLILQYNHASLEKKIKYLTEEMDRDIQELLDFPAFLGYKFDERIKYRYEIKKDSCGGQISLNQLLTVSSENFSDRPKKTSVKSKLE; from the exons ATGGCATTAGCAGCACTCCCTCTATTCTCAAATCCTCCATGCCGTTGCTCTTCTTCACATTCCCGTCAACCCTCAAACTTTTCCACTCATCTTCAAACTCAGCCCTTTATCTTTCCACTCACCAAATCACAACCACCAAACAACAACTATCTCCTTTTCCAATTTCGGCCCTCCATCCACTGCCGCTGCAGTTCCCACACTCCCAATCTCGACTTCCAATACG TCAGACTTGTCACTTTGTTTCAAGATATCGGTATCAGCTTTGAGGAAGCCAATTTGCTCTTGAGCAATGCTTCCGAACTGACCTCGATACAACTAGATTTATTGCGGGATCGCATTCTTTCTTTAAAATCTCTTGGGTTAGGTCGTATGTCCATCAATCACATAGTTACAAAGCAATTAAATATGCTAACTTCAAATGAAATTGACCCATTGTTAAACTTTTTGAGATATGAATTGCAAGGACAGGTTAAGGAAGCTAAGGTGAAACGTCTTTTATCGGCTAAAGAGCCAAAAGAATTATCTGATTTTCCTCAGAAGGTTCAATTGCTTATTGACAGTGGAATTGGGGTTGATAAGATTGCACATGTGCTTAACAAAGTGTGTTTGTCAAAGGCAATTTGTCATAGGtcaatggaagaaattgaaagagTAATTAGTTTCTTAAAACCATTCGGTGGTGTTGATTTGATTCTGAAGCACCCTGTGCTTCTCAACCATGATTTGGATAATAAGCTGAAACCGAGATTCAGGGTTCTTACTGAGTTAAGTGGCGGAGATGAGGATAGTGTTGGGAAAGTGGTGAATGTGTTCCCTCCGATCATGAATTTAAGGACAGAACGTCTTGAAGAACAAATAGAGTTCTTGAGGTCTTTTGCAGAACTTGATGATCAACAAATATTTAGGATAGTGTTGGTGTATCCATCTATTTTCAATAGTAATAGAGAGAGGAAACTGCGTCCTAGATTACAATTTCTCAAGGATTGTGGGTTAGACTCGGGCGATATCTTTAAATTCTTGATCAAAGAACCGACTTTTTTGGGCATTTCGTTCCGCAATAACCTTGAGTGTAAGCTTTTGTTTTTGGTCAAGATTGGGTATAAATATAGGACAAAAGAGTTGGCAATGGCGGTTGCGGCTTCTACTAGAACAAGCTGTGGGAATATGCAGAAGGCGGTGAGTTTATTCTTGAATTCTGGGTTGTCGTCCGAAGACATTTTTGCTATGTGTAAGAAGCGTCCACTGATACTCCAGTATAATCACGCCTCTCTAGAGAAGAAGATTAAGTATTTGACGGAGGAGATGGATCGTGACATTCAGGAGTTGTTGGATTTTCCTGCATTTCTTGGATACAAGTTTGATGAGAGAATTAAGTATAGGTATGAAATAAAGAAGGATTCATGCGGGGGACAAATATCTCTCAATCAACTTTTAACTGTTTCAAGTGAGAACTTCAGTGATAGGCCAAAAAAGACTTCTGTAAAATCTAAATTGGAATAA